A single window of Pseudarthrobacter defluvii DNA harbors:
- a CDS encoding amino acid ABC transporter ATP-binding protein yields the protein MTTHVPGDTLVSLNAVNKHYGQLHVLKDINLQVRKGEVVVVIGPSGSGKSTLCRAINRLETIEGGTISIDGKVLPEEGKELAQLRADVGMVFQSFNLFAHKTILENVTLGPIKVKGVSKAAAEKDAMALLERVGVGHQAPKLPAQLSGGQQQRVAIARALAMKPKVMLFDEPTSALDPEMINEVLDVMVQLAKEGMTMIVVTHEMGFARKAADRVVFMADGQIVEDATPEEFFTNPKSDRAKDFLSKLLTH from the coding sequence ATGACTACTCATGTGCCCGGCGATACTCTCGTCTCCCTGAACGCCGTAAATAAGCATTACGGCCAGCTGCACGTTCTGAAGGACATCAACCTGCAGGTCCGCAAGGGCGAGGTTGTTGTGGTCATCGGGCCCTCCGGCTCCGGTAAGTCCACCCTGTGCCGGGCCATCAACCGCCTGGAGACCATCGAGGGCGGAACCATCAGCATCGACGGGAAAGTCCTCCCCGAGGAAGGCAAGGAACTCGCACAGCTCCGCGCCGACGTCGGAATGGTTTTCCAGTCCTTCAACCTGTTTGCGCACAAAACCATCCTTGAGAACGTGACGTTGGGGCCTATCAAGGTCAAAGGCGTTTCCAAGGCGGCCGCGGAAAAGGACGCCATGGCGCTCCTTGAACGGGTGGGCGTGGGCCACCAGGCTCCCAAGCTCCCGGCCCAGCTCTCCGGTGGCCAGCAGCAGCGCGTCGCGATTGCCCGCGCCTTGGCAATGAAGCCGAAGGTCATGCTGTTCGATGAGCCCACGTCGGCCCTGGACCCCGAAATGATCAACGAGGTCCTGGATGTCATGGTCCAACTCGCAAAGGAAGGCATGACCATGATCGTGGTTACGCACGAGATGGGCTTCGCCCGCAAGGCCGCCGACCGCGTGGTCTTCATGGCGGACGGCCAGATCGTGGAAGACGCCACCCCGGAGGAATTCTTCACCAACCCGAAGAGTGACCGCGCCAAGGACTTCCTGTCCAAGCTGCTCACGCACTGA
- a CDS encoding TIGR00730 family Rossman fold protein, protein MSINADSAKNSQPRHKGPLELRRKQAAVEMSDQHLLDTKGPGQFVHTDPWRVLRIQSEFVEGFGALADIGKAVSVFGSARTKPGSLYYEMGVQVGRKLAEAGVAVITGGGPGSMEAANRGTVEGNGVSVGLGIELPFEQGLNQWVDLGINFRYFFARKTMFVKYAQGFIVLPGGLGTLDELFEAMVLVQTRKVTSFPIVLLGVDFWGPMIDWIRGTLVAEGMVSEKDLDLIQLVDDPAEAVDRVLHAAVAPAMNGEQRPE, encoded by the coding sequence ATGAGCATCAACGCAGATTCGGCCAAGAATTCCCAGCCGCGCCACAAGGGGCCCCTTGAGCTGCGCCGCAAGCAAGCGGCAGTGGAAATGTCGGACCAACATCTGCTCGACACCAAAGGCCCGGGCCAGTTTGTCCACACCGATCCCTGGCGCGTCCTGCGCATCCAGAGCGAATTCGTGGAGGGCTTCGGGGCGCTCGCAGACATTGGAAAAGCGGTCAGCGTCTTCGGCTCGGCCCGTACCAAGCCGGGAAGCCTGTACTACGAAATGGGCGTGCAAGTGGGGCGCAAGCTCGCTGAAGCCGGGGTAGCCGTGATCACCGGCGGCGGCCCGGGGTCCATGGAAGCGGCCAACCGGGGAACGGTGGAAGGCAACGGCGTGTCGGTGGGCCTGGGCATTGAGCTGCCGTTCGAACAGGGCCTGAACCAGTGGGTGGACCTCGGCATCAACTTCCGTTACTTCTTTGCCCGCAAAACCATGTTCGTGAAGTACGCGCAGGGCTTCATCGTGCTGCCCGGCGGGCTGGGCACCTTGGACGAACTGTTCGAAGCCATGGTCCTGGTGCAGACCCGGAAGGTGACCTCCTTCCCCATCGTGCTTCTCGGCGTCGACTTTTGGGGACCGATGATCGACTGGATCAGGGGCACCCTGGTGGCCGAGGGGATGGTCTCCGAGAAGGACCTCGACCTCATCCAGCTGGTGGACGACCCCGCCGAAGCCGTGGACCGCGTCCTCCACGCCGCGGTGGCCCCCGCCATGAACGGCGAGCAGCGGCCGGAGTAG
- a CDS encoding DivIVA domain-containing protein, which produces MSFFLVFLAVVLAAAVLWAGLGRRSRKAGKAGLPALLDGGFEEPPANLPPVLLPEQAVPEDVTRLRFSLGLRGYRMDQVDQVLDELRDQLAAKDAEIAELRGRLETSPELPAEQASGDGSAAGNEAGERSGAAGAGDSGETALPAGSAPVPEDAAPGKGGL; this is translated from the coding sequence GTGAGCTTCTTCCTCGTTTTCCTCGCTGTCGTGCTGGCGGCGGCGGTCCTCTGGGCCGGCCTGGGCCGGCGTTCCCGCAAAGCCGGCAAAGCCGGGCTGCCTGCACTCCTTGACGGTGGGTTCGAAGAACCGCCCGCCAACCTTCCGCCGGTGCTGCTGCCGGAGCAGGCCGTGCCGGAGGACGTGACCCGGCTGCGCTTTTCGCTGGGATTGCGCGGCTACCGGATGGACCAGGTGGACCAGGTCCTGGACGAACTGCGGGACCAGCTGGCAGCAAAGGACGCGGAAATAGCAGAGCTGCGCGGCCGGCTGGAGACCTCCCCGGAGCTGCCGGCGGAGCAGGCTTCCGGCGATGGATCCGCCGCCGGCAATGAAGCCGGGGAGCGGTCCGGAGCGGCGGGAGCCGGGGACAGCGGGGAAACCGCCCTCCCGGCCGGTTCCGCACCCGTCCCTGAGGACGCAGCACCGGGGAAAGGCGGCCTGTGA
- a CDS encoding DUF3117 domain-containing protein, with the protein MAAMKPRTGDGPMEVTKEGRSLIMRVPLEGGGRLVVELNAAEAANLRECLVGVTE; encoded by the coding sequence ATGGCGGCTATGAAACCACGCACCGGCGACGGCCCAATGGAAGTCACCAAGGAGGGCCGCAGCCTGATCATGCGCGTCCCGCTCGAAGGCGGCGGGCGCCTTGTGGTCGAGCTCAATGCTGCCGAAGCAGCCAATCTCAGGGAATGCCTGGTCGGCGTTACCGAATAA
- a CDS encoding O-methyltransferase — protein sequence MSADKSSSWSYAEDLPAEDEVMLRARERSFELGVNAISPGVGAVLTVLASASKAQTAVEIGTGAGVSGVCLLRGLGPHAVLTTIDVDVEHLRAAREAFAEAGSPANRTRTISGRARDVLPRLTDGAYDLVFIDADKPGLPGYVEQAIRLLKRSGLLVINDALDKDKVANPAGREPNTVTLRQVGRAIRDDDRLASAMLPTGDGLLVAVKK from the coding sequence ATGAGCGCCGACAAGTCCAGCAGCTGGTCCTATGCAGAAGATCTGCCCGCTGAGGATGAGGTTATGCTTCGGGCCCGGGAACGTTCGTTTGAACTGGGGGTCAACGCCATCAGCCCCGGCGTGGGCGCAGTCCTCACGGTGCTGGCTTCGGCATCCAAGGCCCAGACCGCAGTGGAAATCGGCACTGGCGCCGGAGTGTCCGGCGTGTGCCTGCTGCGGGGTCTGGGTCCGCACGCGGTCCTGACCACTATCGACGTCGACGTCGAACACCTGAGGGCCGCCCGGGAGGCCTTCGCCGAAGCCGGCAGCCCCGCCAACAGAACCCGCACCATTTCCGGCCGCGCGCGCGATGTCCTGCCACGGCTGACGGACGGCGCCTACGACCTGGTGTTTATCGACGCGGACAAGCCGGGCCTCCCCGGCTATGTGGAACAGGCCATCCGGCTGCTCAAGCGTTCCGGTTTGCTGGTCATCAATGACGCCCTGGACAAGGACAAGGTGGCCAACCCTGCGGGCCGGGAGCCGAACACAGTGACCTTGCGGCAGGTGGGCAGGGCAATCCGCGACGACGACAGGTTGGCTTCCGCCATGCTTCCCACCGGGGACGGCCTGCTGGTGGCCGTCAAGAAATAG
- the sigE gene encoding RNA polymerase sigma factor SigE has protein sequence MSSSVVAPVPAVTNPDDEWVRPTWEEVVTNHSAKVYRLAYRLTGNKFDAEDLTQEVFVRVFRSLENFKPGTLDGWLHRITTNLFLDQARRKTRIRFDALAEDAESRLPGREPGPEQSFELNNLDLDVQAALEELPPDFRAAVVLCDLEGLSYDEVAEALGVKLGTVRSRIHRGRTMLREKLAHRDPRPQQSRRKLSMPRIAGIL, from the coding sequence ATGTCATCTTCAGTTGTGGCACCTGTCCCTGCAGTCACCAATCCCGATGATGAGTGGGTCCGTCCCACCTGGGAAGAAGTGGTCACCAACCATTCCGCAAAGGTCTACCGGTTGGCTTACCGCCTGACCGGCAACAAGTTTGACGCCGAGGACCTTACCCAGGAAGTGTTCGTCCGCGTCTTCCGTTCCCTGGAGAACTTCAAACCCGGAACGCTTGACGGCTGGCTGCACCGAATCACCACCAACCTGTTCCTTGACCAGGCGCGCCGCAAGACCCGCATCCGTTTCGACGCACTGGCGGAAGACGCAGAGTCCCGCCTGCCCGGCCGGGAACCCGGTCCGGAACAGAGCTTCGAACTGAACAACCTGGACCTGGATGTGCAGGCCGCGCTGGAGGAACTTCCGCCGGACTTCCGCGCCGCCGTCGTCCTGTGTGACCTCGAAGGGCTGTCCTACGACGAAGTCGCGGAAGCGCTGGGCGTAAAACTGGGCACCGTCCGCTCGCGCATCCACCGCGGCAGGACCATGCTCCGGGAGAAGCTGGCCCACCGTGACCCGCGTCCGCAGCAGTCCCGCCGGAAGCTTTCGATGCCGCGCATCGCCGGCATCCTCTGA
- a CDS encoding anti-sigma factor, whose product MNSKFPFGGRHQRTGSHLEACHECAATVRRERQYLERLRDAPIPPASDDLTARLLARTHELAAQPPPPGHQSSTSRLAVRALALTAGGTMAAAGVLAVGAFTAAGDPAGGEAQGTEAAFSHVSSQTPADGRTLSPAQLATLRSEGWACPDLQALGFRLETAKALVVDGQPAVELRLTNGAQHATVTEQHPVSGHPAAQATPAAGSVPGETAGARGSTGLSGDWATTPWTATYRAAGLTITYRSDLPAAQANEALPILKRLADTAAEGVAAAVPETPEGQTAEPLETRLERGFSKIAALFTQ is encoded by the coding sequence ATGAATTCCAAGTTTCCTTTCGGCGGCAGGCATCAGCGCACGGGCAGCCACCTTGAGGCCTGCCACGAGTGCGCCGCCACCGTCCGCCGGGAACGGCAGTACCTTGAGCGTCTCCGGGACGCTCCCATCCCGCCCGCCAGCGACGACCTGACGGCACGGCTGCTGGCGCGCACCCACGAACTGGCCGCCCAGCCGCCCCCGCCCGGGCACCAAAGCAGCACCTCGCGCCTGGCCGTACGGGCCCTCGCGCTGACCGCAGGCGGAACCATGGCCGCCGCCGGAGTGCTGGCCGTGGGGGCCTTCACAGCTGCAGGCGATCCTGCCGGCGGCGAGGCCCAGGGCACCGAAGCCGCCTTCTCGCACGTGTCGTCACAGACCCCCGCCGATGGCCGGACTTTGAGCCCAGCCCAACTGGCCACCCTGCGCTCCGAGGGATGGGCCTGCCCCGACCTGCAGGCCCTGGGATTCCGCCTCGAAACGGCCAAGGCGCTGGTGGTTGACGGCCAGCCCGCAGTGGAGCTCCGGCTCACCAACGGAGCCCAGCATGCCACCGTTACCGAGCAGCACCCGGTCAGCGGGCACCCCGCAGCACAGGCCACGCCGGCTGCAGGAAGCGTGCCGGGGGAAACCGCCGGAGCCCGAGGTAGCACGGGCCTCTCAGGGGATTGGGCCACCACTCCCTGGACTGCCACTTACCGGGCAGCCGGCCTGACTATCACCTACCGCTCGGACCTGCCCGCCGCGCAGGCCAACGAAGCACTGCCTATCCTCAAGCGACTTGCGGACACTGCCGCGGAGGGGGTGGCGGCCGCCGTTCCGGAAACCCCTGAGGGACAGACCGCCGAGCCCCTGGAGACCCGGCTGGAGCGCGGGTTCAGCAAGATTGCCGCTTTGTTCACCCAGTGA
- a CDS encoding Sec-independent protein translocase TatB — protein sequence MFGINGPEFILLLIIGVMVIGPQRLPEYTQKLANLVKEVRRMANGAREQIKEEVGIDIDDVDWKKYDPRQYDPRRIIKEALLDDDTKPVSAGAPAAVAAVSGAAAVAEAAPARPERVVQRLAPGDIAPFDTEAT from the coding sequence GTGTTTGGAATCAACGGCCCGGAGTTCATTCTTCTGCTGATCATAGGCGTGATGGTGATCGGCCCCCAGCGGCTGCCGGAATATACCCAAAAGCTGGCAAACCTGGTCAAGGAAGTGCGGCGCATGGCCAACGGTGCCCGTGAACAGATCAAGGAAGAAGTGGGCATCGACATCGACGATGTCGACTGGAAGAAATACGATCCCCGGCAGTACGACCCCCGGCGCATCATCAAGGAAGCACTGCTCGACGACGACACCAAGCCGGTGAGCGCAGGCGCCCCGGCCGCCGTGGCCGCAGTCTCCGGCGCAGCGGCAGTTGCCGAAGCGGCTCCCGCCCGCCCCGAACGGGTTGTACAAAGGCTGGCTCCGGGCGACATTGCCCCATTCGACACCGAAGCAACCTAG
- a CDS encoding Mrp/NBP35 family ATP-binding protein yields MSAPTDPATSSETPLHQAVNNALATVIDPELRRPITELGMVDSVKVSDDGRVAVAVLLTIAGCPLRDTITADSRKALFAVPGVTAVDVELRVMDQAQRDALKEKLRGAGGQRSIPFNEAGSLTKVYAVASGKGGVGKSSVTVNLASALAAQGLRVGIVDADVYGFSVPALMGITQKPTQVDDMILPPVAYGVKVISIGMFVSGNKPVAWRGPMLHRALEQFLTDVYFGDLDALFLDLPPGTGDIAISVAQLLPKAEILVVTTPQPAAADVAERAGAIAMQTGQKIAGVIENMSYLEMPDGGRMELFGSGGGDVLTERLSALVGTDVPLLGQIPLDIQLREGGDSGVPIVLGKPDSAGAAALAGIAGQLAAKPRGLAGMKLGLQPR; encoded by the coding sequence ATGAGCGCCCCCACCGATCCGGCAACATCCAGCGAGACTCCGCTGCACCAGGCGGTCAACAACGCCCTGGCCACGGTCATCGACCCTGAGCTCCGCCGGCCCATCACCGAGCTGGGCATGGTGGATTCCGTCAAGGTTTCCGACGACGGCAGGGTCGCCGTGGCGGTCCTGCTCACCATTGCGGGCTGCCCGCTGCGGGACACCATTACCGCAGATTCCCGGAAGGCTCTTTTCGCGGTCCCCGGGGTCACCGCCGTCGACGTCGAACTCAGGGTGATGGACCAGGCCCAGCGCGACGCCCTCAAGGAGAAGCTGCGCGGCGCGGGCGGGCAGCGCAGCATCCCGTTCAACGAGGCCGGCTCGCTTACCAAGGTCTATGCGGTGGCAAGCGGCAAAGGCGGGGTAGGCAAATCCTCTGTCACCGTCAACCTGGCCAGCGCCTTGGCTGCCCAGGGCCTCCGGGTAGGAATCGTGGACGCTGACGTGTACGGCTTCTCCGTCCCGGCGCTGATGGGCATCACGCAAAAACCCACCCAGGTGGACGACATGATCCTGCCGCCGGTTGCCTACGGGGTAAAGGTAATCTCCATCGGCATGTTCGTCAGTGGCAACAAGCCCGTTGCCTGGCGCGGACCCATGCTGCACCGGGCCTTGGAACAGTTCCTCACCGACGTCTATTTCGGCGACCTGGACGCCCTGTTCCTGGACCTTCCGCCGGGGACCGGTGACATTGCCATCTCCGTTGCGCAGTTGCTGCCCAAGGCCGAAATCCTGGTGGTCACCACACCGCAGCCCGCGGCAGCGGACGTCGCAGAACGGGCCGGCGCCATTGCTATGCAGACAGGTCAGAAGATCGCAGGCGTCATCGAGAACATGTCCTACCTTGAAATGCCCGACGGCGGCCGGATGGAATTGTTTGGAAGCGGCGGCGGGGACGTCCTCACTGAACGCCTCAGCGCCTTGGTGGGGACGGATGTTCCGCTGCTGGGCCAGATTCCCCTGGACATCCAGTTGCGCGAAGGCGGGGATTCAGGGGTGCCGATCGTCCTGGGCAAGCCGGATTCGGCAGGAGCAGCGGCGTTGGCGGGCATCGCGGGGCAGCTGGCGGCCAAGCCGCGTGGCCTTGCCGGGATGAAACTCGGGCTGCAGCCCCGCTGA
- a CDS encoding DUF1003 domain-containing protein, which translates to MAALAEISTPKSPNQRNPAKAESKGSLDTPLSGRQRILPKLSPDPDAFGHATEGFARFMGTPQFLVYMTVFCIFWLGWNTWAPVDWQFDSRDLGFTLLTLMLSLQASYAAPLLLLAQNRQDDRDRVSLQQDRQRAERNLSDTEYLTRELASLRIALREVATRDYVRAELRSLLEDMLEAQEELRTHDDTGPGSHESPRDKVKDKLREQRDRQRSPRTQQIPRVKPGHSAQ; encoded by the coding sequence GTGGCCGCATTGGCTGAGATCAGCACTCCGAAGAGCCCCAACCAGCGGAACCCGGCCAAAGCGGAATCAAAGGGCAGCCTCGACACGCCCCTCAGCGGCCGGCAGCGGATCCTGCCCAAACTCTCCCCGGACCCCGACGCATTCGGCCACGCCACGGAAGGCTTTGCTCGGTTCATGGGCACGCCCCAGTTCCTGGTTTACATGACCGTGTTCTGCATCTTCTGGCTGGGCTGGAACACGTGGGCGCCCGTCGATTGGCAGTTCGACTCCAGGGACCTTGGCTTCACCCTGCTGACCCTGATGCTGTCGTTGCAAGCCTCTTACGCAGCACCCCTGCTGCTGCTGGCGCAAAACCGGCAGGATGACCGTGACCGCGTCTCGTTGCAGCAGGACCGCCAGCGTGCCGAGCGCAACCTGTCCGATACCGAGTACCTGACCCGTGAGCTTGCCTCCCTCCGGATCGCGCTGCGCGAGGTGGCCACCCGCGACTACGTCCGGGCCGAGCTGCGCTCCCTCCTTGAGGACATGCTGGAAGCCCAGGAGGAGCTCCGCACCCACGACGACACCGGCCCTGGTTCCCACGAGTCGCCGCGGGACAAGGTCAAGGACAAGCTGCGTGAACAACGGGACCGGCAGCGCAGCCCGCGTACCCAGCAGATTCCCCGGGTCAAACCCGGCCACTCTGCACAATGA
- a CDS encoding magnesium transporter MgtE N-terminal domain-containing protein, with the protein MSTTPTRVFVARLLGLDVFDPLGDRLGRLRDVVVLSRGTQGAPHVVGIVVEVPGKKRVFVPMTRITSIDQTQIICTGLVNLRRFEQRGAETLVVAEMFDRRVTLRDGSGDATIEDIAIDQHRSRDWFVSKLFVRRGHSLSPLSRLRRNETLIIDWADAQQGQKTEPQAATQFVANHEDLKPADFAEALQEMSDKRRFEVASELQDERLADVLQELPEDDQVEILSALDVQRAADVLEEMDPDDAADLLGELPSAQAEELLQLMEPEGAEDVRRLLEYDEDTAGGLMTPVPVILPPEATVAEALAHVRREELSPALASSIFIARPPLETPTGRFLGVVHIQQLLRFPPFEALGNLVDKNLEPLSDQAHISEVARTLATYNLNSLPVVNDAGRLVGAVTVDDVLDHLLPDDWRAHDGEAPIRKLGGRIG; encoded by the coding sequence GTGAGTACAACACCTACACGCGTCTTCGTGGCACGCCTCCTGGGCCTCGATGTTTTCGACCCGCTGGGCGACCGGCTGGGCCGGCTGCGCGACGTTGTTGTGCTGTCCCGGGGAACGCAGGGAGCCCCTCATGTGGTGGGCATCGTGGTGGAAGTTCCGGGAAAGAAGCGGGTCTTCGTGCCCATGACCCGGATCACCTCGATCGACCAGACACAGATCATCTGCACGGGACTGGTCAACCTGCGCCGGTTTGAACAGCGCGGGGCCGAAACGCTGGTGGTGGCCGAGATGTTCGACCGCCGGGTCACCCTCCGCGACGGCAGCGGCGACGCCACCATCGAAGACATCGCCATAGACCAGCACAGGTCCCGTGACTGGTTCGTCAGCAAGCTCTTCGTAAGGCGCGGGCACTCGCTGTCCCCCCTGAGCCGGCTGCGCCGCAACGAAACCCTGATTATCGACTGGGCGGACGCCCAGCAGGGCCAGAAGACCGAGCCGCAGGCCGCCACCCAGTTCGTGGCCAACCACGAGGACCTCAAACCTGCAGACTTCGCCGAGGCCCTCCAGGAGATGAGCGACAAGCGCCGCTTCGAGGTGGCCAGTGAACTGCAGGACGAACGCCTGGCGGACGTCCTCCAGGAACTGCCGGAGGACGACCAGGTGGAGATCCTCTCCGCCCTGGATGTCCAGCGCGCAGCCGACGTCCTGGAAGAGATGGATCCGGACGACGCCGCCGACCTCCTCGGCGAGCTCCCCTCCGCCCAGGCCGAGGAACTGCTCCAGCTGATGGAGCCCGAAGGCGCCGAGGACGTCCGCCGCCTGCTCGAGTACGACGAGGACACAGCCGGCGGCCTGATGACTCCCGTGCCGGTCATCCTTCCGCCGGAGGCCACCGTCGCCGAAGCCCTGGCCCACGTCCGGCGCGAGGAGCTCTCCCCCGCGCTGGCGTCGTCGATCTTCATTGCCCGGCCGCCCCTGGAAACGCCCACAGGCCGTTTCCTGGGCGTGGTGCATATCCAGCAGCTGCTGCGTTTCCCGCCGTTCGAGGCCTTGGGAAACCTGGTGGACAAGAACCTTGAGCCGTTGTCCGACCAGGCCCACATCAGCGAAGTGGCGCGCACGCTGGCTACCTATAACCTGAACTCCCTTCCGGTGGTCAATGACGCCGGCCGGCTTGTGGGGGCGGTGACTGTTGATGACGTATTGGATCATTTGTTGCCGGACGACTGGCGCGCCCATGATGGCGAAGCCCCGATAAGAAAGCTCGGTGGCCGCATTGGCTGA
- a CDS encoding general stress protein yields MSNIFGAPKPGAPNGPDDARAVPTGDTVGSYTSYLDAQKAVDYLADQQFPVQMVSIVGNELKMVERVTGRLSYPRVALSGALSGMWFGLFVGVMLSFFAPSPGYFSIMTSVLMGAAFFMLFGIVTYAMQRGKRDFTSTSQVVATSYDVIVAPEAAHEARRLLQQLPMSRSDAASGHGPYTQNDYYNQPYQQQHPQQQGQGPARPAGWNDPYGQRSSGTPEHGSPEHGGPAQDGAAQAGHGYPDDGGQQANQQYGGGQQQQPVRSVRYPDLPDGRPQYGVRLPQDSAADAGQQGPGHSPEHAAEQQEHHGGAHRAEEHYGSEGDQHHGEHRQ; encoded by the coding sequence ATGTCGAACATATTTGGTGCACCCAAGCCCGGCGCTCCGAACGGACCGGACGATGCCCGGGCTGTTCCCACCGGTGACACCGTTGGCTCCTACACCTCCTACCTCGACGCCCAAAAAGCGGTCGACTACCTGGCGGACCAGCAGTTCCCGGTCCAGATGGTCTCCATCGTGGGTAACGAGCTGAAGATGGTGGAGCGGGTAACGGGGCGCCTGAGCTACCCCAGGGTGGCCCTTTCGGGTGCACTGAGCGGCATGTGGTTTGGCCTGTTCGTGGGCGTCATGCTCTCCTTCTTTGCGCCTTCCCCGGGTTACTTTTCGATCATGACCTCGGTGCTGATGGGTGCCGCCTTCTTCATGCTGTTCGGCATCGTCACCTACGCCATGCAGCGCGGCAAGCGGGACTTCACGTCCACCAGCCAGGTAGTGGCAACGAGCTACGACGTCATCGTGGCACCCGAAGCAGCGCATGAGGCGCGGCGCCTCCTGCAGCAGTTGCCGATGTCGCGTTCGGATGCTGCCTCAGGCCACGGCCCCTACACGCAAAACGATTACTACAACCAGCCGTACCAGCAGCAGCATCCGCAGCAGCAGGGCCAGGGTCCGGCACGTCCGGCCGGCTGGAACGATCCCTACGGCCAGCGGTCTTCTGGCACCCCTGAACACGGCTCCCCGGAACACGGTGGACCCGCCCAGGACGGGGCAGCTCAGGCCGGGCACGGTTACCCGGACGACGGCGGGCAGCAGGCCAACCAGCAGTACGGCGGCGGCCAGCAGCAGCAGCCGGTCCGTTCCGTCCGCTACCCCGACCTGCCGGACGGCCGGCCGCAGTACGGCGTCCGCCTCCCGCAGGATTCCGCCGCGGATGCCGGGCAGCAAGGTCCGGGACATAGCCCGGAACATGCTGCGGAACAGCAGGAACACCACGGTGGAGCTCATCGTGCGGAAGAACACTACGGATCCGAGGGCGACCAGCACCACGGCGAACACCGGCAGTAG
- a CDS encoding aminopeptidase P family protein: MNDAENTQNSASQPLEERVNNRSQRPSSNAFKAFMASNWAPSSQDLPPRDEVAGYAATRRKAISAQFKGERLVVPAGPLKVRSNDCDYRFRPHSGFAHLTGLGLDHEPDAVLILEPVAEGKGDDGSHHTATLYFRPLAGRDTEQFYADSRSGEFWIGARPTLEEFEARLGLAPAHIDQLETAITKDVGAPEIGGISIRLVRKVDENIDALVDTARYNTAKDPENLDLGVLDALDEKLSEALSELRLLKDEWEIEQMRIAVSATVEGFEEVVKALPRALTHARGERVVEGAFFARAREVGNELGYDTIAASGNNATVLHWTRNTGRIHAGELLLLDAGVEADSLYTADITRTLPASGTFSDVQRKVYQAVLDAADAGFAAAQPGTKFRDIHTAATTVLAERLSEWGILPVSVEEAISPEGQQHRRWMPHGTSHHLGLDVHDCAQAKRELYLDGVLTEGMVFTIEPGLYFKKEDLAIPEEYRGIGVRIEDDILMTADGPVNLSAALPRNAEDVEDWMAGIYRTEEA, from the coding sequence GTGAACGATGCCGAAAACACCCAAAACTCTGCTTCCCAGCCGCTGGAGGAGCGCGTCAACAACCGCTCCCAGCGGCCCAGTTCCAATGCCTTCAAGGCCTTCATGGCCAGCAACTGGGCGCCGTCCAGCCAGGACCTGCCCCCGCGGGACGAGGTAGCCGGCTACGCCGCAACCCGGCGCAAGGCGATCTCCGCCCAGTTCAAGGGCGAACGCCTGGTCGTCCCGGCTGGACCGCTGAAGGTCCGCTCCAACGACTGCGATTACCGCTTCCGCCCGCACTCAGGTTTCGCGCACCTCACCGGGCTTGGCCTGGACCACGAGCCGGATGCCGTGCTCATTCTCGAACCGGTTGCCGAAGGAAAGGGCGACGACGGCAGCCACCACACTGCCACCCTTTACTTCCGCCCGCTGGCGGGCAGGGACACGGAACAGTTCTACGCGGACTCCCGCTCCGGGGAGTTCTGGATCGGGGCACGCCCCACCCTCGAAGAGTTTGAGGCCCGCCTGGGACTGGCCCCCGCGCACATCGACCAGCTGGAAACGGCCATCACCAAGGACGTGGGGGCCCCGGAAATCGGCGGTATCTCCATTCGCCTGGTCCGCAAAGTTGACGAGAACATCGACGCACTGGTGGACACGGCCCGGTACAACACTGCCAAGGACCCTGAGAACCTGGACCTTGGTGTCCTGGATGCCCTGGACGAAAAGCTCAGCGAGGCACTCTCCGAACTGCGCCTGCTCAAGGACGAGTGGGAGATTGAGCAGATGCGGATTGCAGTGTCCGCCACCGTGGAAGGCTTCGAGGAAGTTGTTAAGGCCTTGCCCCGGGCCCTCACGCACGCCCGCGGGGAACGCGTGGTGGAAGGCGCGTTCTTCGCCCGGGCGCGCGAGGTGGGGAACGAACTCGGCTACGACACCATCGCCGCGTCGGGCAACAACGCCACCGTGCTGCACTGGACCCGCAACACGGGGCGCATCCACGCCGGGGAACTCCTGCTCCTTGATGCTGGCGTCGAGGCTGACTCGCTTTACACCGCGGACATCACCCGGACGCTGCCGGCCAGCGGCACCTTCAGCGACGTCCAGCGCAAGGTCTACCAGGCAGTCCTCGATGCCGCGGATGCCGGCTTCGCTGCTGCCCAGCCGGGTACCAAGTTCCGCGACATCCACACCGCGGCCACCACGGTCCTTGCGGAGCGCCTGTCCGAATGGGGGATCCTGCCTGTCAGCGTGGAGGAGGCAATCAGCCCCGAGGGCCAGCAGCACCGCCGCTGGATGCCGCACGGTACCAGCCACCACCTGGGACTGGACGTGCATGACTGCGCGCAGGCCAAGCGGGAACTCTACCTCGACGGCGTCCTCACCGAGGGCATGGTCTTCACCATCGAGCCCGGCCTGTACTTCAAGAAGGAAGACCTTGCCATCCCGGAGGAATACCGCGGCATTGGCGTCAGGATTGAGGACGATATCCTCATGACTGCTGATGGCCCCGTGAACCTCAGCGCCGCCCTGCCGCGTAATGCCGAGGACGTGGAGGACTGGATGGCCGGCATCTACCGGACCGAAGAAGCCTGA